The following DNA comes from bacterium.
ATTTGAGTTGAACGGTTGTGCGTCCTTGCCAGGTATTTTCGTCGATCTGGTACACAACATCAAGTAACTTGTCGCCAACGCCGATTTTATTGTAATGATGGGCGAGATTGAAACCAACGGCGTCAAGCACAGCGCCGTTTTGACGGATTTTCATGCGAATATGACGTTCGTTCATCAACTGAGGATATCCGACAATCTGCACGCCGGAAGTCAAAAAAATCGGGCGCATATTAGCCGGTCCATGCGGCTTGAATAAATTCAATAACGTAATAAGCCGTTGATCGATCTGATCAAGATCGATTTCCGCATCGATTTGAATTTTAGGAATCAAGTCTGACGGTGGTAAATTTATTTCGGCGTATCCATTGAGCCGGCGGCGGAATTCTGGAATTTTATCCAGTTCGATAGTCAATCCGGCCGCATACTTATGCCCGCCATAGCCGACCATCATATCTTCACAAGACTTGAGCGCCTGAAATACATCGAAATTTTCAACACTTCGTGCAGAACCTTTGCCTTTATCGTCAGCTTCGGCAATCACGATCGCCGGACGATAATATCGTTCAACTAATTTGCTCGCAACGATTCCGATGACACCCTGATGCCATCCTTTTTTGAAAACGACAATGACTTTATCTTTGTCGAAATCAAATTCTTCTTCGACAATCTCACATGCTTCAAGGAACATAACTTCATTGATATCGCGACGGTTGCGGTTTTCCGATTCCAAGACGCTCGCATATTCTACCGCTTCCGCTTCATCTTTACTGATAAGCAATTTCACCGCTCGATTGGCATCGCCCAATCGGCCAACCGCATTAATTCTCGGCGCTATCGAAAAAACGATTTGTGCCGTCGACACGGCTTTCCCAAACACGTTTGCATTTTTCACTAATTGCCGGATACCGACTTTATTGGCTTCGCTGACAAGTTTAAGCCCGTTTTTTACCAGCGTTCGGTTTTCGCCGATCAATGGAACAATATCCGCCGCACTTCCGATCGCAACCAAATCGAGATGCTGCATCAGAATTTCACGATCCAGTTTCAGCTTTTCAGTAATGGCTTGCGCCAATTTAAACGCCACTCCAACGCCACAGAGTTCTTTAAAGGGATATTGGCATTCGATTTGTTTTGGATTCAGAATTGCCAGGGCGCTAGGCAACGTGTCACCGGGATGATGGTGGTCGCAAATAATAATATCGATACCGTATTCATTGGCCAGCGCTACCTGGCTGATGGCCGTAATCCCACAATCTACTGCGATCAACAGCTTGACGCCATTTTCAT
Coding sequences within:
- the recJ gene encoding single-stranded-DNA-specific exonuclease RecJ, translating into MLEQQWVVNNHHDKERVKKLAEEINVPELIAGILFNRGITTFEEAKNFFRAENAPLNDPFLMLHMDVAVDRVIRAIRDRESIMIYGDYDVDGTTSTSMLYLFLKEIHKGFLSYYIPDRVKEGYGLSPYGIKAAHENGVKLLIAVDCGITAISQVALANEYGIDIIICDHHHPGDTLPSALAILNPKQIECQYPFKELCGVGVAFKLAQAITEKLKLDREILMQHLDLVAIGSAADIVPLIGENRTLVKNGLKLVSEANKVGIRQLVKNANVFGKAVSTAQIVFSIAPRINAVGRLGDANRAVKLLISKDEAEAVEYASVLESENRNRRDINEVMFLEACEIVEEEFDFDKDKVIVVFKKGWHQGVIGIVASKLVERYYRPAIVIAEADDKGKGSARSVENFDVFQALKSCEDMMVGYGGHKYAAGLTIELDKIPEFRRRLNGYAEINLPPSDLIPKIQIDAEIDLDQIDQRLITLLNLFKPHGPANMRPIFLTSGVQIVGYPQLMNERHIRMKIRQNGAVLDAVGFNLAHHYNKIGVGDKLLDVVYQIDENTWQGRTTVQLKLRDLKIQDNGSNGKLK